Below is a window of Solanum stenotomum isolate F172 chromosome 7, ASM1918654v1, whole genome shotgun sequence DNA.
ACAAGGAAGATTTAAAGGGGGGAAAAATTGAAGCCCTGCGCACATTAATGGGAAAAAAGGGCAAAAAACTAGGGCTATCAAGGGTTTCAAACCTTCGACACCAACATGGTGAACTAAGTCTTTTACCCCTCACACCATTAAGGATTTTAGTTCATGAGTGACAAGCTTAATATATAACCGATtcgttatacatatacatatttatacaaAGTTTTCACCGAGGTCACTGAGTGTCGTGGAACCCCCACCCATGCACTTAGATCTGCCCCTGGTTTTATTTTTGAACCATGTATTGACAGTCTTAAAAACATCTCTTAACTTGACTAAATGAACTTAAACACGCCTCCGatcttgcaacatgagtgaaatacatcTCTAAATTCTCACCAAGTTTATGACTATTTTCATCACTTCTCTCGACTTTTTATTAAGAACGTCATACTTTTGCAAGAGTTTGAAGCTAGTTGTTATGTCATGTGGAAGATCGagagtgtatctaagtttagttgGTCAAGTAAATAAGAGtttttaaggttgtcaataTGTCACGTGGAAGATCAGGGGTGTggttatcaatttttatttttattttaaaaaaaaacacttgtcAAATTAGctgtttttaaaagtttgaccAAAATAGAAAATTCACAAACCTACTCCAGCTAATTTGGCATTTAAAAAATGTTGATTAATTTCGAATGGAGAACAAAGGTCAAGTTGATGAATTCATTGGTAATGATTTAGGTGGTTGATTAATTATAATCCATGTATCATGTTTAATTTGTAGGTGGACGCGATTATTGCACTTAACCGCGGATTTAGGGATGATTTAAGCAATAACAAGTGTAGTTAAGACTAATTCTATTTTATTAGTATGTGATTGTTGACCACttgattttgtccaaaaatcACACCAACGTTTTCTTTTTTTGTCCCAAGTTTCCTAGTGCTGTCTGACACTTAAAAGTAGAGAATGttgcaaaaaattaattattctaacTGAAATGCTTATGTGTTATTTATGATAAATGAGTAAGTATAAGTGAGCAATGTGTATAATGTGAAAATGCTACTGAGTGATTCTTAATTATTGGATGCATGGTCTACAATCAATTGCTAAATAGTAATGAAATATCATTAACTCAAATgttgaataaaaatgaaaactttATAGATATATCAAGAGATATTGATAACAACCCTAattagattgatattaataatattttgagagtttattgaatatttgttactttaattttgagaatttatcttttatCTACTTATTTCATTGTTCAAGATACAAGGTAATTTActcttatgatattttttattttatttttatattctttagaAGATGATtagtttaatatattaattgttGTCTTAAGtaactcaaaaatctttttgtttttgtgcaTGCATgtgtatttgtttatttttctccttctattATTGTAACTAGGGATGTTCAAAATCAAGTTAAACTGATAACCTGAATCAAAAATAAGTTAATGGGTTATTGATTTAGCggttttataaagtttttgcttcttctttttattatcgggttatcggttcTTAATGGATTGTGATTTTTTCTTAACGGGCTAACTGATAACCCGatagtaaaataattatatttataccattttgtatataaagtccTTGACTTAGAGTTTAGTTTTCTACTTTTATTTCTGATTGTCCCAAGCTCTTGAttattctacaatgtaaaagtgtttgcttttgagcaaaATGTAACTTATGAACTCATGTGCatggttcatttggtttgtcacctttgtttctaagtgattttcaataaaatttttgGTGTTAAACCAACAACCGAACTAATATCGATCAATAATCGCTAAACCGataagtcaatatcttaatggttctTTAACGATTTAACATCTTTACAAACTgataacaaataaattaaatcgaTAAACTTTAAAATCGAACCGAACAATAGTAACAAAGTGGAAATGTTAGAAATTGAGCAGAAGTGGGCTCAGAAAACTGTCGGCAGAAGCCAAAAAAGCCTTTTGGGTAGACAAATCAAGAAACATGACAAACTATGGACTTCATTCTTTAAATTACCCTTTTTGGACCACTTTTTCCATCATTTTCTTTCTAGTTGCACTGCCACTATTTATCCCATTGGGAATTTTTAAGGCAAGAGCTAACATCatactttattttgaaattgttaTGTGTTTGTTACTACTTCATTTGTGATAAATTCCTATGCTAAGCAAGTCTTTTGCACTTAAAGAAAATAACGTAAAATAGCTGTTGTAAGGAGGGAAAGATTAGTGCTAAATCTTTTTGCACTGTAATTAGACGCGTGATTACTGTGGAAATGAAAGCAACTTCTTGGCTGTCCCTTTCTCCAACTATATTTATTATAACTATTTTAGAAATCATTCATATCTTGTTATtacttataattaaatattctccaatttatttattttataatttgcCGACACATAACAGTTAACCTAGTGGACATCTTAATATGTCATACGATAGTGACTTTTCCAGAAAAAAAACACCGACTTATTGTCGCCTCCTAGTGGAATTTGTTAGCTTTACTCCATGCATAAAATACTCaagttttatatttgtaaatattcatttattttgtttactAGGTAAACAATCTAAGTTCTTCACTATtcgaaataataatatttttcattgtccATAACTTCAACTtgctaatattttttcaaatcgCAATGAGCGAGTAAAAAAGTAAGTCAAAAATGGGTCTCACATAATATGACTTTACAAGTGAGAGAGTAGGGCTTACATATCTCTTGGTGACTGTGCTGCTTTTCTGATAGGGCACATATTACCTGTTTGTTatgatcataaataataaaagggCACCTCTTTCGAGCTTGGCGACAAAAATGCAGCTAACAATAAAGTATAATTATGTCTCCCTGTCCCTTGGGTATAATGACTTGAACATTATCTCGGAAACTCGGAACTGAACTGATAGAGCAAGGCAGCCAGCCTGAATGCACAAAGCATTCCGCATTAACAAGCCCGGCAACCCAAAAAATGAGCACCAAATGGCCTATCATTCTTGTGTGACTGGAACAATCAATATATGTTCCTGTAGTCTCTACGACATTCTCCTGTAAAGTGTCATTGGCTTCTAAATCCAATGAGAATAGGGACAACAACAACTAGCCCGACATTTGAATGCTCAAGTCCGAAATCAGAAACAGGACATAAACGCAAGTTGAAACCATAATTCATGATTTCACATGCACCATTCAAGAGAAGTGTTTCTCCACACGGGAACAAATTCAGTTAATGcttttaattttccttttcaTGTAATCAACAAGTTTGCTATAACGCCATACAAAAAAATGGCTACGGACACTGTACAGATAATGAACAACAACAGACCATCTTATACAACTGTAAGAACAAATATTACACGGTAAACCAGGGTTAATGCTGCATAAGGCCGGATGTGACAGTCCAATATGAGAGAACTAGTAGACTCACTCCCCCAGCTCCAACCACCCCTCCATCTCTTGGTATTAGTAGCATCAGCAATTACACGCACCAACCAAACCAAGAAAGAGGTTCAGCCCATCCTGTATGCCCAGCTATGCTTATCCAAAAATGCATGTACAGCTTCTTttatggccaaatttggcaccAGCTGAGATTCCTTGAGGGGTTGTTGAGTAACCGGGTCAAATTTTCCAACCTTATTTGCCACAGAGAGAAATTAATAGAACATACAATGCAATGTGAGCTCCATTACAGCTAAATCAATGGATGAACCAATTATACCTTCTGCAGATGATCAAGGATCAGTGCCCTTTCATATGTAACCCCACTGGGCGTAATGACAGGGTCACGTAAAATGTCAAGCGTGATCTTACAGCATAGGTAATCTGGTACCTGTTAATTCTTAGCAGGTGTCAAAGGACAATAGCATACATGCACTATTCAAAGAAATCAGTAAGGAAATAAAGCCAAAAGACTGACCTCGGTGGGAGTATCGTCTTCTGCAGCGATCCTGAAAACCCTGCCTAAGGCATCCAGTTGCTTCAACAGGGATGTCGATCTATTGCCTATAAACCCTTCCATCTGAGAGCAGTGAAGCTCATGTTTGTCCTTGAGGGCTGACTCACAGGCTTCTCTGATGTACATATACAAGAGAAACAATGCTGTGACAACAGGAAAAATAATGCAAATTTATAAGTTTTAAAGCAGAGGCAATACTTCAATTTCTTAAGTTCCAAAGTGCGTCTCGAAGATTCATGGTCCCACTCCAAGTATTTTGCTTTTGCAAGCTCCTGCCAGATCTCTTCAACCATGTAACTCTTTGGATTAGCACCTCTTCCGAGATCCAATGCCTACCATTCATACATTAAATACAACAAGATTATTCAGCAAAATGGATGTCCTTGGGATCATTGTTTGAACATACTCAAAATCGGTATAACAGAAAATACATTCATTCAAACTTCTTTGAAAAGTCATCCCCCAAAAAAAGACCAAGAAATCATTTGTGCCAGAACCTTAATGAACAGGAGTTCTGAATTTTTATGGTGATAAACTAGATATTGGCTTCCTGTGCCAAGAACTAACTCATGATTTAATTAACAAATCAATGTAACATATGCTGCTCAAGGCAACTCAAGCAAAACTTTTAGTTTTAGGCCCAAAATGTAGACTGTCCTGCTCATATGCAAGATGCTATCTGTCATCAGCCATGGCACTACTGTTAAGGAAATATGACAAAGTATCAGAGGATAATCTCTTAGCAACTAAAGATGCTTTGCTTGAGCCACTGCCTTTGTTCAGCACTGTTACTGTGCTAGAATACCCGACGAGTACCAAGAATAGGATATGACAGTCACCTCAAGATGGATCTAAGGCTAAGGGGGCAGAAAACAAGATGTTCTGTCAATGGGCTTTCTTTTCTATATGCACCAAGCGCACCAAATTTTCCGAGGCAGACGAAAAATTCCCATGCCTTCCTCACACCCTTTATTTCCACAGCATTAGTCACAATGCCACTGAAATAatctatataatttattttttgataatcatCCATATAGACAATTTTACAAACTCGAACTCTAGGCACGTGATAACATGCCAATGGAACCATATACATGATCAGACCTTTAGGCTAAGTGTAAGTCTTCATTGTCTGAGAGAGTATTTGTCTCCGCTGAGTTTTGAaccaccaaggctaggacagatgggaagaatcacctaagtttttttttgtctctgcCGAGTTTTGAACCTAAGACCTCAAggttctcaaccacttcattgaccactaggccacacccttgggtgctaAAGAATTAAATTTTATCAACTTTAGTTTGAtacctttaattaattaatagaaatatataCCTTTTTATGTcataataaacatttattgaTGGTATCCTAGTATGTGTATCCACACTTGATCCATAGCCCTGAATCCAAAAAGTTGTGGTGAAAGTCCAACCTCTAGACTTGCACCAATATCGAGTACCCACACTTGAGTTTGAGCAACATAGGGTTTGGTTGTATCCTAGCACGCGTATCCACACTTGATCCATACCCCTGAATCCTAAAAGTTATGTGGTGAAAGTCCAACCTCTAGATTCACACCCGTATTGAGTACCCACACCCGAGTTTGAGCAACATAGGGTTTGGTAGCTCGCAAGGCTCATAACCTTGCAGGCACGAGTTCAATCCCTCTCTCTGCAACTTTTCAATAGACTAGTTAAATAATAACTTACCACAGACTAAGGCCTAAACTAGAGTtagatttaaatatttttttaacaaaagttACAAAAGAGCCATAAGCTAGCATAATCAACTTCACACCACCCCGACTATATCAATCAACTACCTCAGTCTCAAATTAGTTGGGGTCAACCATATAAATCTTTTGTATCCCCCCTAATCCACTTTGACCTATATCATTTCACTActtagtaatttattttttcaaattagcTATACTTTAAAACTAGGGATTCCCTAATGCATATCTCCAAATTGGCAAACAAATTTCCAACCCAATTAAAGAAACTTTCGGCAAATGCAAGAGTTGATGTAACATAACAACTGAGTTTCAATTCCAACAATTAGTTTCACATGAGTAGATTATGTACTTCCATTGTGTTCCATTACTAGCTAAGTGAGCGTTTGGCCATGAAAaccaaatatttttcactttatttgaaatttttaaagtCGGAGTTGTGCTTGCCCATACTTTTTGCaaagaatatttaaattatgaatgtACTTTTTATAAATATGGTTTATACTCACCCATTACTAAAAACTAGCAAAATCCCCCTACCGGACTAATTCATTTGGAACATACAATCAAATCTGCTCTAAAAGAgtaatatttcaaaatagatAGTTATATAGTGGCATATATTAGATTCTATTTATAAGCTACTACATACTATTGGAGatattttcactttatttgaaatttttgaacttGGAGTATGTTTGGTTGTATTTTTttgcaaataatatttgattgtttGAACGTACTTTACCTAAAAAtcttgaaatataatttaaatggggtcatttttttata
It encodes the following:
- the LOC125870572 gene encoding E3 ubiquitin-protein ligase CHIP-like isoform X2: MTPVMAAGAVAKQAEHRKQDGNVLFQNNQFIAAIHAYTEAITLCPNVPIYWTNRALCHLKRNDWTSVEEDCRTAVQLDQSSVKALDLGRGANPKSYMVEEIWQELAKAKYLEWDHESSRRTLELKKLKEACESALKDKHELHCSQMEGFIGNRSTSLLKQLDALGRVFRIAAEDDTPTEVPDYLCCKITLDILRDPVITPSGVTYERALILDHLQKVGKFDPVTQQPLKESQLVPNLAIKEAVHAFLDKHSWAYRMG
- the LOC125870572 gene encoding E3 ubiquitin-protein ligase CHIP-like isoform X1: MTPVMAAGAVAKQAEHRKQDGNVLFQNNQFIAAIHAYTEAITLCPNVPIYWTNRALCHLKRNDWTSVEEDCRTAVQLDQSSVKAHYMLGLALLQKEQYADGVRELAKALDLGRGANPKSYMVEEIWQELAKAKYLEWDHESSRRTLELKKLKEACESALKDKHELHCSQMEGFIGNRSTSLLKQLDALGRVFRIAAEDDTPTEVPDYLCCKITLDILRDPVITPSGVTYERALILDHLQKVGKFDPVTQQPLKESQLVPNLAIKEAVHAFLDKHSWAYRMG
- the LOC125870572 gene encoding E3 ubiquitin-protein ligase CHIP-like isoform X3, giving the protein MTPVMAAGAVAKQAEHRKQDGNVLFQNNQFIAAIHAYTEAHYMLGLALLQKEQYADGVRELAKALDLGRGANPKSYMVEEIWQELAKAKYLEWDHESSRRTLELKKLKEACESALKDKHELHCSQMEGFIGNRSTSLLKQLDALGRVFRIAAEDDTPTEVPDYLCCKITLDILRDPVITPSGVTYERALILDHLQKVGKFDPVTQQPLKESQLVPNLAIKEAVHAFLDKHSWAYRMG